Proteins co-encoded in one Desulfobacterales bacterium genomic window:
- a CDS encoding amidohydrolase family protein → MKTGIIDFHTHAFPDQVAAQAIPFLEKEGEITAFHDGRITSLIASMDRAGVEKSVLCSIATRPAQFDSILAWSHRIRSERIIPLPSFHPADPDCLAQIHRIKDQGFPGVKLHPYYQDFYLDEERMLPIYDKLCRENLLVVMHTGYDIAFPRTRRATPAQIIKVVARFPDLKLVTTHLGGWDIWDEVAELMIGKPVYMDISYTLDFLDREKAKKMILDHPGEYVLFGTDSPWADQRAAVRQLKELELGAELEELILRGNAERLLRDS, encoded by the coding sequence ATGAAAACCGGAATCATTGACTTTCACACCCATGCCTTTCCCGACCAGGTGGCAGCCCAGGCGATCCCCTTTCTGGAAAAGGAAGGAGAGATCACCGCCTTTCACGACGGCCGGATAACCTCGCTCATCGCCTCCATGGACCGGGCCGGGGTGGAAAAGAGCGTGCTCTGTTCCATTGCCACCAGACCGGCCCAGTTTGATTCGATCCTGGCCTGGTCGCACCGGATCCGCTCCGAACGGATCATCCCCTTGCCGTCCTTCCACCCGGCAGACCCCGATTGCCTGGCGCAGATCCACCGGATCAAGGACCAGGGTTTCCCAGGGGTCAAGCTGCACCCCTATTATCAGGATTTTTATCTTGACGAGGAACGGATGCTGCCCATCTATGACAAACTCTGCCGGGAAAACCTGCTGGTGGTGATGCACACCGGCTATGACATCGCCTTTCCCCGGACCAGGCGGGCGACCCCGGCCCAGATCATCAAGGTCGTGGCCCGGTTTCCTGACCTCAAACTGGTGACCACCCATCTGGGCGGCTGGGATATCTGGGACGAGGTGGCTGAACTCATGATCGGCAAACCAGTGTACATGGATATCTCCTACACCCTGGACTTTCTCGACCGGGAAAAGGCAAAAAAAATGATCCTCGACCACCCCGGGGAGTATGTCCTGTTTGGGACCGACTCCCCCTGGGCCGACCAACGCGCAGCGGTACGGCAACTTAAAGAGCTGGAACTGGGCGCGGAACTGGAGGAGCTGATCCTGCGGGGCAATGCCGAGCGACTGCTGCGGGATTCCTGA
- a CDS encoding MFS transporter — MNKRPIHYGWYIVAAGTLCIFASLGLGRFAIGMLLPAMGESLALTYSQMGLISTGNFVGYLVAVLFCGFFNKRLGSRRLIFLGLLVTGSCMLLIGRADGFMAILLLYTVTGMGSGAANVPMMTLTGSWFCSSKRGKATGYVVIGSGFAILLAGKLVPFLNRFGGIHGWRLSWQVLGGMVLVVAVICLLVLRNDPKEKGLEPWGRRLPVGSDDGLLKLPAREPVIRRRDVLHLGAIYFLFGYTYVIYATFIVTTLIQERGFSEATAGNFWAWVGFLSLFSGPIFGSLSDRVGRKASLITVFAIQTAAYLLVAFRLPELFLYLSIGCFGIVAWSIPSIMSALVGDLAGPRRATGVFGFITFIFALGQIAGPGIAGVLAEQSGGFSTSFLMAAIFALAAVVLASLLPRPAGKRD; from the coding sequence ATGAATAAGCGGCCGATCCACTACGGCTGGTACATCGTTGCCGCCGGCACCCTGTGTATCTTTGCCAGCCTGGGCCTGGGCCGGTTCGCCATCGGGATGCTCCTGCCGGCCATGGGGGAGTCCCTGGCCCTTACCTACTCGCAGATGGGCCTGATCAGCACCGGCAATTTCGTCGGCTACCTGGTCGCGGTCCTGTTCTGCGGTTTTTTCAACAAAAGGCTGGGCTCCCGGCGGCTTATATTCCTGGGCCTGCTGGTTACCGGCAGCTGCATGTTGCTGATCGGCAGGGCCGACGGGTTCATGGCCATCCTGCTGCTCTATACGGTGACCGGCATGGGCAGCGGCGCTGCCAACGTGCCGATGATGACCCTGACCGGATCCTGGTTCTGCAGCAGCAAGCGGGGCAAGGCCACCGGCTATGTGGTTATCGGCAGCGGTTTTGCCATCCTGCTTGCCGGCAAACTGGTCCCTTTCCTGAATCGGTTCGGCGGGATACACGGCTGGCGTCTGAGCTGGCAGGTCCTGGGGGGCATGGTCCTGGTGGTTGCTGTTATCTGCCTGCTGGTGCTCCGCAACGATCCCAAGGAAAAGGGGCTGGAGCCCTGGGGCCGGCGACTACCGGTTGGCTCAGACGACGGGTTGCTCAAGCTGCCGGCAAGGGAGCCTGTCATCCGGCGGCGGGATGTGCTGCACCTGGGCGCGATCTACTTTCTCTTTGGCTACACCTATGTGATTTACGCCACCTTTATTGTCACCACCCTTATCCAGGAAAGGGGGTTTTCCGAGGCAACGGCAGGAAATTTCTGGGCCTGGGTCGGTTTTTTGAGTCTTTTTTCCGGACCGATCTTCGGCAGCCTGTCCGACCGGGTCGGGAGAAAGGCGAGCCTGATCACGGTGTTCGCCATCCAGACCGCGGCCTATCTGCTGGTGGCCTTCAGGCTGCCGGAACTCTTCCTCTATCTCTCCATCGGCTGTTTCGGCATTGTCGCCTGGAGCATCCCCTCGATCATGTCGGCCCTGGTGGGTGACCTGGCCGGGCCTCGCCGGGCCACCGGTGTGTTCGGCTTTATCACCTTTATCTTTGCCCTGGGCCAGATTGCCGGCCCGGGAATCGCCGGGGTCCTGGCCGAGCAGAGCGGCGGTTTTTCCACCAGTTTTCTGATGGCAGCCATTTTTGCCCTGGCAGCGGTGGTTCTTGCCTCGCTCCTGCCCAGGCCGGCCGGGAAAAGGGATTAG